A genomic segment from Elusimicrobiota bacterium encodes:
- a CDS encoding cation diffusion facilitator family transporter, protein EHNHKNHPGHDLNMKSAYLHVLADALTSVFAIIALLGAKLLQLNFLDPLMGIVSSILLFGWSFQLLKDTSVILLDRDKNDLLQKEIRNIIESDNDTKIADLHLWKVGQNNYSCIISLVAKKPKELNEYKNLLQEVHELSHLSIEIISCNQ, encoded by the coding sequence GAACATAACCATAAAAATCATCCTGGCCATGATTTGAATATGAAATCCGCTTACTTGCACGTGCTTGCCGATGCATTAACATCCGTTTTTGCGATTATAGCGTTATTGGGCGCAAAACTGTTGCAGTTGAATTTCCTTGACCCGTTGATGGGTATTGTAAGTTCGATTCTGCTATTTGGGTGGTCTTTTCAGTTATTAAAGGACACTTCAGTTATTTTGCTGGACAGAGATAAAAATGATTTATTGCAAAAGGAAATCAGGAATATAATTGAAAGCGATAATGATACTAAAATAGCTGATTTGCATCTGTGGAAAGTCGGGCAAAATAATTATTCCTGCATCATATCCCTGGTTGCAAAAAAACCAAAAGAATTAAATGAATATAAAAATTTGCTGCAGGAAGTACACGAACTATCGCATTTAAGCATTGAAATAATTAGCTGTAATCAATGA
- a CDS encoding HEPN domain-containing protein yields the protein MNNLHYKLPKEWIEQSVYDFNTAKAMFKTGRYIYAVFMCHLAVEKTLKGLYAKVLKQNPPKTHDLTYLAEKIGLEIPNNLQVLIDDLNELSIPTRYPEELKSLIKQFNKNKTKNILNQTDKLLKCLKTKY from the coding sequence ATGAACAATTTACACTATAAATTACCCAAAGAATGGATTGAACAATCGGTTTATGATTTCAATACCGCAAAAGCCATGTTTAAAACGGGCAGATATATTTATGCGGTTTTTATGTGCCATTTAGCCGTTGAAAAAACTCTAAAGGGTTTATATGCAAAAGTATTAAAACAAAATCCACCAAAAACCCATGATTTAACTTATTTAGCTGAAAAAATAGGTTTAGAAATACCTAACAATTTGCAAGTATTAATCGACGACCTAAATGAATTAAGTATTCCAACAAGATACCCTGAAGAATTAAAATCTTTAATCAAACAATTCAATAAAAATAAAACCAAAAACATACTTAATCAAACAGATAAATTACTAAAATGTTTAAAAACAAAATACTAA
- a CDS encoding nucleotidyltransferase domain-containing protein — MFKNKILKTKQIIQKSFLSKHLRLDDIIIYGSFIKKQNRPDSDIDIMVISKDLRNKDIFEKVQLTRGIHRELVKQIRKPIDIMYYSDREWSSNSSLIINTAKSEGISLLK; from the coding sequence ATGTTTAAAAACAAAATACTAAAAACGAAACAAATTATTCAGAAATCATTTCTATCGAAGCATTTAAGACTTGATGATATCATCATCTATGGTTCATTTATTAAAAAACAAAACAGGCCTGACAGCGATATAGACATAATGGTAATTTCTAAGGACCTGAGGAACAAAGATATTTTTGAAAAAGTACAGCTTACGCGGGGTATACACAGAGAGCTGGTTAAACAAATAAGAAAACCTATTGATATTATGTACTATTCCGATAGGGAATGGTCCAGTAATTCTTCTCTGATAATAAACACAGCTAAAAGCGAAGGCATTTCTCTCCTTAAATAA
- a CDS encoding cupin domain-containing protein yields the protein MEKQASRNDLTTKVLKLSEFVNYQTGSVVSRTTIDKKPGTVTLFAFDKGQGLSEHTAPYDAMVYIFDGEAEILISGKAFNVKTGKMIIMPANKPHALNAKVRFKMMLVMIRA from the coding sequence ATGGAAAAACAAGCGAGTAGAAATGATTTGACAACAAAGGTACTAAAATTATCTGAGTTTGTGAATTATCAGACAGGTTCGGTGGTCAGCAGGACGACTATTGATAAAAAACCCGGGACAGTAACTCTTTTTGCTTTTGATAAAGGGCAGGGCTTAAGCGAGCATACAGCCCCTTATGATGCGATGGTTTATATTTTTGACGGCGAAGCGGAGATTTTAATTTCAGGGAAAGCATTTAATGTTAAAACAGGCAAAATGATTATTATGCCTGCAAATAAACCTCACGCTTTAAACGCCAAAGTGAGATTCAAAATGATGCTTGTAATGATAAGAGCTTAA